Proteins from a single region of Syntrophales bacterium:
- a CDS encoding carbamoyltransferase: MYLLGLSAFYHDSAAAIVKDGRIVAAAQEERFTRKKHDPGFPAHAARYCLEEAAIGLEDLEAVVFYDKPLLKFERLLETYYVFAPRGLKSFLSAIPVWIKEKVFLKRLIREEMAKLGNGKGDIPKLLFTDHHLSHAASAFYPSPFQESAILTVDGVGEWATASICHGKDREITVLKEMSFPHSVGLLYSAFTHYLGFRVNSGEYKLMGLAPYGDPTSEQVRRFRQLILEKLVHLKEDGSIWLNQEYFDYATGLSMVKDDRWLDLFGVPRRLPESEIGQVHGDLALAIQQVTEEIVLKMAKTAKDLTGARTLCLSGGVALNCVANGKLLRQGVFDDIWIQSAAGDAGGALGAACAAYHIYYGKDRVLEGNGDAMQGAYLGPAFGDDSVRAVAKKYGAVVTLHEDDDSLVGEVAGDLASGKAVGWFQGRMEWGPRALGNRSILGDARNKDMQLRLNLKIKFRESFRPFAPSVLMEDLQEYFDTDRPSPYMLLIADVVESRRNPHPEGYHRMPIKDKLYTVRSDVPAITHLDYTARLQTVHRETNPLYWKLLAAFKEQTGYGVIVNTSFNVRGEPIVCTPEDAYRCFMRTDMDVLVVNRFVFRKENQPPWKEERNWRQDLVLD; this comes from the coding sequence TTGTACCTTTTGGGTCTGTCGGCCTTTTATCACGATTCCGCGGCGGCCATCGTCAAAGACGGCCGGATTGTCGCCGCCGCCCAAGAGGAGCGCTTCACGCGGAAGAAGCACGATCCGGGCTTTCCCGCCCACGCCGCGCGCTACTGCCTGGAGGAGGCGGCCATCGGCCTTGAGGACCTGGAGGCCGTCGTCTTCTACGACAAGCCCCTTCTCAAGTTCGAGCGACTCCTGGAGACCTACTACGTCTTCGCCCCCCGGGGCCTGAAGTCCTTTCTCTCGGCCATCCCCGTCTGGATCAAGGAGAAGGTCTTCCTCAAGCGCCTCATCCGCGAGGAAATGGCCAAACTGGGCAACGGAAAGGGGGATATCCCGAAACTGCTCTTCACGGATCATCACCTGTCCCACGCCGCCAGCGCCTTTTACCCGTCTCCCTTCCAGGAGTCGGCAATCCTGACCGTCGACGGCGTCGGCGAATGGGCCACCGCCTCCATCTGCCACGGAAAGGACCGGGAGATCACCGTCCTCAAGGAAATGTCGTTTCCCCATTCCGTGGGACTACTCTACTCGGCTTTCACCCACTACCTCGGTTTCCGGGTCAACTCGGGAGAATACAAGCTCATGGGCCTCGCCCCCTACGGCGATCCCACGTCGGAGCAGGTCCGGCGGTTTCGGCAGTTGATCCTGGAGAAGCTGGTCCACCTGAAAGAGGACGGCTCCATCTGGCTGAACCAGGAATACTTCGACTACGCCACGGGGCTCAGCATGGTGAAGGATGACAGGTGGCTCGACCTCTTCGGCGTCCCCCGGCGGCTCCCCGAGTCGGAGATCGGGCAGGTCCACGGGGACCTGGCCTTGGCGATCCAGCAGGTCACCGAGGAGATCGTCCTGAAGATGGCGAAGACGGCGAAAGACCTGACGGGCGCCCGGACCCTCTGCCTCTCCGGCGGGGTGGCCCTCAACTGCGTGGCCAACGGCAAGCTTCTCCGGCAGGGCGTTTTCGACGACATCTGGATCCAGTCCGCCGCCGGCGACGCCGGAGGTGCCCTGGGAGCGGCCTGCGCGGCCTACCACATCTATTACGGGAAGGACCGGGTCCTGGAAGGAAATGGCGACGCCATGCAGGGGGCCTACCTGGGTCCCGCCTTCGGCGACGACTCCGTCCGGGCCGTCGCGAAGAAATACGGCGCCGTCGTCACCCTGCATGAAGACGACGACTCCCTCGTGGGGGAAGTGGCCGGAGACCTGGCCTCGGGAAAAGCCGTGGGCTGGTTCCAGGGCCGGATGGAATGGGGACCCCGGGCGCTGGGGAACCGGAGCATCCTGGGCGACGCCCGCAACAAGGACATGCAGCTCCGGCTCAACCTGAAGATCAAGTTCCGCGAGAGCTTCCGCCCCTTCGCCCCTTCCGTTCTCATGGAAGACCTGCAGGAATACTTCGACACCGACCGGCCCTCGCCGTACATGCTCCTCATCGCCGACGTGGTCGAGTCCCGGCGGAACCCCCATCCCGAGGGCTACCACCGGATGCCCATCAAGGACAAGCTGTACACCGTCCGATCCGATGTCCCCGCCATCACGCACCTGGACTACACGGCCCGCCTCCAGACGGTCCACCGGGAGACCAATCCCCTGTACTGGAAGCTCCTGGCGGCCTTCAAGGAGCAGACGGGATACGGCGTCATCGTCAACACGAGCTTCAACGTCCGGGGGGAGCCCATCGTCTGCACCCCCGAGGACGCCTATCGCTGCTTCATGCGGACCGACATGGACGTCCTGGTGGTGAACCGCTTTGTCTTCCGCAAGGAGAACCAGCCTCCCTGGAAGGAAGAGCGGAACTGGCGCCAGGACCTCGTCCTGGACTGA
- a CDS encoding MBOAT family protein has product MLFNSYAFILCFLPLTLIVLATLNRKGWASQAKTGLVLASLVFYGFWDLRALPVLLFSVFFNHWAAVRIGAAVPGGLPRRRFLVLGVAVNLLLLGFFKYADFFLANAGTLAGTHFAPLGIAAPLGISFYTFMQIAYLADISRGSGRPGSLADDALFGSFFPYIASGPIVRHDALTSQFGGSSGLRVTAENLARGLFLFSLGLFKKTALADNLAVTATGGFDSAPTLNFMEAWLTSLSYTFQLYFDFSGYTDMALGVALMLGITLPANFLSPYKAVSLRDFWRRWHITLSTFLRDYLYIPLGGNRKGEARTYGNLLATFLLCGLWHGAAWTFVFWGFLHGMGMVVQRLWDRTGIHMHRALAWFVTFNFINVAWVFFRAREWGDALKVLKGMCGLNGFVLSKNLAEVLLVRELAGLGVQFGQWHEHLPKAPTHLYLLCLAAIPLVLLTRNSNELSDRFTPNWKTATAFAFFAAWGLLSLNRASVFLYFNF; this is encoded by the coding sequence TTGCTCTTCAATTCCTACGCATTCATCCTGTGTTTCCTGCCCCTTACCCTGATTGTCCTGGCAACCCTTAACAGAAAAGGATGGGCCTCACAAGCCAAAACCGGGCTCGTCCTGGCGTCCCTCGTCTTCTACGGATTCTGGGACTTGCGCGCTCTGCCGGTCCTTCTTTTCTCCGTCTTTTTCAACCACTGGGCGGCCGTCCGGATCGGCGCCGCCGTTCCGGGCGGGCTCCCGCGCCGGCGGTTTCTCGTTCTCGGCGTGGCGGTGAATCTTCTTCTCCTGGGGTTTTTCAAGTACGCCGACTTCTTCCTGGCCAACGCCGGCACCCTGGCGGGAACCCATTTTGCCCCCCTGGGCATCGCGGCCCCCCTGGGCATCAGCTTCTACACATTCATGCAGATCGCCTATCTGGCGGACATCTCCCGGGGCAGCGGCCGCCCCGGCTCCCTGGCGGACGACGCCCTCTTCGGGAGCTTCTTCCCCTACATCGCCTCGGGTCCCATCGTCCGGCACGATGCCCTGACATCCCAGTTTGGAGGATCTTCGGGGCTGCGTGTGACGGCAGAGAACCTGGCCCGGGGCCTCTTCCTCTTCTCCCTGGGGCTCTTCAAGAAGACCGCCCTGGCGGACAACCTGGCGGTCACCGCCACGGGGGGATTCGACTCGGCACCGACGCTGAACTTCATGGAGGCTTGGCTCACCAGCCTTTCCTATACCTTCCAGCTCTATTTCGACTTCAGCGGCTACACGGACATGGCCCTCGGGGTAGCCCTGATGCTGGGGATCACCCTGCCGGCGAACTTCCTGTCCCCTTACAAGGCCGTGAGCCTCCGGGATTTCTGGCGCCGATGGCACATTACCCTGTCGACGTTCCTCCGGGACTACCTCTACATTCCCCTCGGAGGCAACCGGAAGGGGGAGGCACGGACCTACGGGAACCTCCTGGCGACTTTCCTTCTCTGCGGACTGTGGCACGGGGCCGCCTGGACCTTCGTCTTCTGGGGCTTTCTCCACGGGATGGGCATGGTGGTCCAGCGGTTGTGGGACAGGACGGGAATTCACATGCACCGCGCCCTGGCCTGGTTCGTCACCTTCAACTTCATCAACGTCGCCTGGGTCTTCTTCCGGGCCCGGGAGTGGGGAGACGCCCTGAAGGTCCTCAAGGGGATGTGCGGCCTGAACGGATTTGTCCTCTCGAAGAACCTTGCAGAGGTTCTGCTGGTTCGTGAACTGGCGGGGCTGGGCGTCCAGTTCGGGCAGTGGCATGAGCACCTGCCCAAGGCGCCGACGCACCTGTACCTCCTGTGCCTGGCGGCGATCCCGCTGGTCCTGCTGACAAGGAACTCGAACGAGCTGTCGGACCGCTTCACGCCGAACTGGAAAACCGCAACCGCCTTTGCCTTCTTTGCAGCCTGGGGTCTTCTCTCCCTGAACCGGGCGAGCGTGTTCCTCTACTTCAACTTCTAA
- a CDS encoding RHS repeat-associated core domain-containing protein — MGKTATKRCLLLFSWLFALLFSVSTAWCACGGERIGYETQQMQVGATQALTVTGARPEASYRWRVASGGGTLSATTEASVVYTAPSSNPDCVNNPVITLSSDGATCDTLQIAVHGAGTNDWYYPVSKVGAVEVCREHADHTALCRAWIGCDGNPSENCRPLGPNCGMTSFFCNSHGWFLTRPCNSESAPYNIPPGTYCSGSMGPTYKDIRTPMMKANGCCPAALLPAEPPPPACDVSVTSFGGTSTAIDVHNGGRVVFTGTIASSDPVSWRVTVAGKKIGEGTGLAVSVPWDGRLDGQVAEIGRTWPVKLVVETTDGRCSTEGETTVTVTASEKDCKMQVHVGSSAHLAAGSLSEPLLLFRLPGSRMMPEFSLSYDSGGEKGVLGIGWTHDYLETLTAISDEDRYVWRDGQGGRLVLYRNGEVHTPEHSSWPALAKNTDGTYDLCSRDLTHRLFDASGRLMAILDRNGNTVSLTYDAGNRLAAVTDPAGRKIVFGYDAAGLLGMVTDPNGNTHAFTYAGDTLTGIATSRPSGAHFWRFSYNDQGLLTAKTDPRGHETRYTYDGNRRLAGTTDPEGKTREIRYDPESSWSTLTEKDGGTWTFRYDPVLGVLLERTDPLGHTTRYGYDGNRNLVRQTEPDGSESAYTYDGYGNLSSVTDPLGKTTCFTYNGQGQVTSVTDPLGHTVTYGYDARGNLLAITDAQGAVTRYAHDDRGNVTGITDALGRTMVLAYDASGNLVSVTDPEKSTATLGYDSLGNRVRMKDALGNATTFDFDSLNRLIRITDPLGHATRLTRDPAGNPLTVTDPNGHATGYTYNYRDRVTGITDALGQHTILTYGGSSCPSCGGGADKLTAVTDAKGQTTTFEYDLAGRRTKETDPLGNATSHAYDARGNLAALTRPDGRTIAYRYDWNGRLLEKVFSDGSTAAFRYDDAGNLVYAGNQHIAYQFTYDANRRVTEVVDSEGRRIRYSYDALGNRTEMVTPEGKAVSYTYDLNGRLTGIGTANAEGDSPESGSGNASSGTYNFTYDSAGRRTLLARPGGTTTAYSYDAGSRLLKILHRDRDGRTLDTVGYTHDNTGNRVTREEKDRTVSYGYDAVDRLTEASPKPKSAKGILGKLLEEIAKKLKEGYEYDAVGNRVRGPGKNDSQAHDAGNRLLEDRDHRYEYDANGNLVRKTGTGPLGAVTTYRYDDENNLIGAEIALGPLTTEIEYAYDPFGRRIAKTVKREIELGDREFSIPAPRTIRYVYDNEDVILEYLKHGDREARTASYLHGPGIDEPLAVERRRPPLFGNGGFEVFDYLADGLGSVTGLTDSKGRLVQRYEYDSFGNPLAINPLIVQPYAFTGREYDPETGLYYYRARYYDPKAGRFITRDPIGFAGGDVNLFSYVWNGPATHVDPFGLAGDGQKAFDEYYNNPANWITGGLGPYIQVSKGHSDFYASDRFDWTKEDRGLTAPELPWIGTYWHFRSLHETVGDILDAIAKCNKDSFERAIHDMHDVTFHYDKGYRWWTLGHLKEFPTPYDPDNDLAAWNKSQKRTLYFVNMWNNKCGCK, encoded by the coding sequence ATGGGGAAGACCGCGACGAAGCGCTGCCTGTTGCTCTTTTCATGGTTGTTTGCACTTCTGTTTTCTGTTTCGACGGCCTGGTGCGCCTGCGGCGGCGAGCGGATCGGCTACGAGACGCAGCAGATGCAGGTGGGCGCGACACAGGCACTCACGGTCACCGGCGCCAGGCCGGAGGCCTCGTACCGCTGGCGGGTCGCCTCGGGCGGCGGTACCCTTTCGGCGACGACGGAGGCATCCGTCGTGTACACGGCTCCCTCCTCGAACCCGGATTGTGTGAACAATCCCGTCATCACCCTCTCGTCGGACGGCGCCACCTGCGACACCCTGCAGATCGCCGTGCACGGGGCCGGCACCAACGACTGGTATTACCCCGTCTCGAAGGTGGGAGCCGTGGAGGTCTGCCGGGAGCATGCGGACCATACGGCCCTGTGCAGGGCCTGGATCGGATGCGACGGCAACCCCAGTGAGAACTGCCGGCCTCTGGGGCCGAACTGCGGGATGACGTCTTTCTTTTGCAACTCCCATGGCTGGTTCCTGACCCGTCCCTGCAACTCCGAGTCGGCACCCTACAATATCCCTCCGGGGACCTACTGCTCCGGCTCCATGGGACCGACCTACAAGGACATCCGGACCCCCATGATGAAGGCCAACGGCTGCTGTCCCGCGGCGCTGCTTCCGGCGGAGCCTCCGCCCCCGGCCTGCGACGTGTCGGTGACGTCCTTCGGCGGGACCTCGACGGCCATCGACGTCCACAACGGGGGGCGGGTGGTCTTCACCGGGACGATCGCCTCCTCGGACCCGGTCTCCTGGAGGGTGACCGTGGCGGGGAAGAAGATCGGCGAGGGGACCGGCCTGGCCGTCTCGGTTCCCTGGGACGGAAGACTGGACGGCCAGGTCGCAGAGATCGGCCGGACCTGGCCGGTGAAGCTGGTCGTGGAGACAACCGACGGCCGGTGCAGCACCGAGGGGGAGACCACCGTCACCGTGACGGCCTCGGAGAAGGACTGCAAGATGCAGGTCCATGTCGGCTCCTCGGCCCACCTGGCGGCGGGGAGCCTCTCTGAGCCCCTTCTCCTGTTCCGCCTTCCGGGCTCCCGGATGATGCCGGAGTTCAGCCTTTCCTATGACAGCGGCGGAGAAAAAGGGGTCCTGGGAATCGGCTGGACCCACGACTACCTGGAAACCCTGACGGCCATTTCTGACGAGGACCGGTACGTCTGGCGGGACGGCCAGGGCGGCCGGCTGGTGCTGTACCGGAACGGCGAGGTCCACACCCCGGAGCACTCCTCCTGGCCGGCCCTGGCGAAGAACACCGACGGGACGTACGACCTCTGCTCCCGGGACCTGACCCACCGCCTCTTCGACGCCTCCGGCAGGCTCATGGCCATCCTGGACCGGAACGGCAACACCGTCAGCCTGACGTATGATGCAGGAAACAGACTCGCCGCCGTCACCGATCCGGCGGGCCGGAAGATTGTCTTCGGCTACGATGCCGCAGGCCTCCTCGGCATGGTCACCGATCCCAACGGCAACACCCACGCCTTCACCTACGCCGGCGACACCCTGACGGGGATCGCAACCTCCAGGCCCTCGGGTGCGCACTTCTGGAGATTTTCCTATAATGATCAGGGCCTCCTGACGGCGAAGACGGACCCCCGGGGCCACGAGACCCGATACACCTACGACGGGAACCGCCGCCTCGCCGGGACGACGGATCCCGAGGGGAAGACCCGGGAGATCCGGTACGATCCGGAATCCTCTTGGTCCACCCTGACGGAGAAGGACGGGGGGACTTGGACCTTCCGGTACGACCCCGTTCTCGGCGTCCTCCTGGAGAGGACGGACCCCCTGGGCCACACGACCCGTTACGGCTATGACGGGAACCGGAACCTGGTCCGACAGACGGAGCCCGACGGGAGCGAGAGCGCCTACACCTACGACGGCTACGGCAACCTTTCCTCGGTCACGGATCCCCTGGGGAAGACCACGTGCTTCACCTATAACGGCCAAGGCCAGGTCACGTCGGTCACGGACCCCCTGGGACACACCGTCACCTACGGCTACGACGCCCGGGGAAACCTCCTCGCGATCACGGATGCCCAAGGGGCCGTCACCCGGTATGCCCATGACGACCGGGGCAATGTCACCGGCATCACCGACGCGTTGGGGAGGACGATGGTCCTGGCCTACGACGCCTCGGGCAACCTCGTCTCCGTCACGGACCCGGAGAAGAGCACCGCGACCCTGGGCTACGACAGCCTGGGCAACCGGGTCCGGATGAAGGACGCCCTGGGGAACGCCACCACGTTTGACTTCGACAGCCTGAACCGGCTCATCCGGATCACCGATCCCCTGGGTCATGCCACCCGCCTGACGCGGGATCCCGCCGGCAATCCGCTGACGGTGACCGACCCCAACGGCCACGCCACGGGCTACACCTACAACTACAGAGACCGGGTGACCGGGATCACTGACGCCCTGGGACAGCATACGATACTTACTTACGGCGGGTCGTCCTGCCCCTCCTGCGGCGGCGGGGCGGACAAACTGACGGCGGTGACGGACGCGAAGGGACAGACCACGACCTTCGAGTACGACTTGGCGGGAAGGCGGACGAAGGAGACGGATCCCCTGGGGAACGCCACCTCCCATGCTTACGATGCCCGGGGAAACCTGGCCGCCCTGACGCGGCCCGACGGAAGGACCATTGCCTACCGGTATGACTGGAACGGAAGGCTCCTGGAAAAGGTCTTCTCCGACGGCTCGACCGCCGCCTTCCGGTATGACGATGCGGGGAACCTGGTCTATGCAGGGAATCAACACATCGCCTACCAGTTCACCTACGACGCAAACCGCCGGGTGACGGAGGTCGTCGATTCCGAGGGCCGGCGGATCCGCTACTCCTACGATGCCCTGGGGAACCGGACGGAGATGGTCACGCCGGAGGGGAAGGCCGTTTCCTACACGTACGACCTCAACGGCCGCCTCACCGGGATCGGGACGGCAAACGCAGAAGGGGACAGCCCGGAGAGCGGCAGCGGGAATGCAAGCAGCGGAACCTACAACTTTACCTACGACTCGGCGGGGAGGAGGACCCTGCTGGCCCGGCCGGGCGGGACGACCACAGCCTACAGCTACGATGCCGGGAGCCGTCTGCTGAAGATCCTCCACCGGGACAGGGACGGCCGGACCCTCGACACCGTCGGCTACACCCACGACAACACCGGCAACCGGGTCACCCGGGAGGAGAAGGACAGGACCGTCTCCTACGGCTATGATGCCGTGGACCGCCTGACGGAGGCATCCCCCAAGCCGAAATCCGCAAAGGGGATCCTGGGGAAGCTCCTCGAGGAGATTGCGAAGAAGCTGAAGGAAGGCTATGAGTACGACGCCGTGGGGAACCGGGTCCGGGGCCCCGGAAAGAACGACAGCCAGGCCCATGACGCGGGGAACCGGCTCCTGGAGGACCGGGATCACCGCTACGAGTACGATGCCAACGGCAACCTTGTCCGGAAGACCGGAACAGGCCCCCTTGGCGCCGTCACCACCTACCGCTACGATGACGAGAACAACCTGATCGGGGCGGAGATTGCCCTGGGTCCCCTCACCACGGAGATCGAGTACGCCTACGATCCCTTCGGGAGGCGGATCGCAAAAACAGTCAAACGGGAGATCGAGCTGGGGGACCGGGAGTTCAGCATCCCGGCACCCCGGACGATCCGGTACGTCTACGACAACGAGGACGTGATCCTGGAATACCTGAAGCACGGGGACAGGGAGGCGCGCACGGCCTCCTATCTCCACGGCCCCGGGATCGACGAGCCCCTGGCGGTGGAGAGGCGTCGGCCGCCGCTCTTCGGGAACGGCGGATTCGAGGTATTCGATTACCTGGCCGACGGCCTGGGCTCCGTCACCGGCCTGACCGACTCCAAGGGCCGCCTGGTCCAGCGCTACGAGTACGACTCTTTCGGGAACCCGCTGGCGATCAACCCGCTGATCGTCCAGCCCTATGCCTTCACCGGCCGGGAGTACGACCCCGAGACGGGGCTCTACTACTACCGGGCAAGATATTACGATCCCAAGGCGGGACGGTTCATCACCAGGGACCCCATCGGCTTCGCCGGGGGGGATGTGAACCTGTTTTCATATGTCTGGAACGGGCCTGCCACTCATGTCGATCCCTTTGGTCTGGCGGGCGACGGGCAGAAGGCATTTGACGAGTACTACAACAACCCGGCGAACTGGATCACCGGCGGCCTGGGACCTTATATACAAGTGTCGAAGGGGCACAGTGATTTCTATGCAAGTGACCGGTTCGACTGGACGAAGGAGGATAGAGGCTTAACTGCCCCTGAGCTTCCGTGGATAGGGACCTATTGGCACTTCCGTAGTCTTCATGAAACGGTAGGCGACATTTTGGATGCCATTGCTAAATGCAATAAAGATTCATTTGAAAGGGCTATACACGATATGCATGATGTCACCTTTCATTATGATAAAGGGTATCGATGGTGGACTCTCGGGCACTTGAAAGAATTCCCAACCCCTTACGACCCAGATAATGATTTGGCTGCTTGGAATAAGTCTCAGAAGAGAACTCTATATTTTGTGAATATGTGGAACAATAAATGTGGGTGTAAATAA
- a CDS encoding tetratricopeptide repeat protein encodes MISDRYRMFLAALLLSVLVLAVYFNVQHFDFIQMDDPQYVVQSEIVTGGLSWDGMLKAFSTVQVANWHPLTTLSFMLDYQLFRLNAAAYHWNNVLLHLLASLLLLGTMNRITKAFWQSFFVALLFALHPLHVESVAWISERKDVLSALFCFLTIYAYSRYTEKPSIANYSAVILSYAAGLMTKPMLVTLPFVLLLLDYWPLKRFDMSQLKKNVHLVYEKTPLFVLSAASCIVTFCVQKSSEAVVSVDLISLPARISNALVSYAKYLAMTFRPVDLAVFYPHPGMPSLELLLPSVAVLVLITAAVLFHASRRPYLFVGWSWYLGTLVPVIGLVQVGVQAMADRYTYIPLVGIFIMIAWGIPDLLKTWRHKRIAMAAAGAAALCILTVLSWRQVQAWENSHMLFRHAVEVTRENSIAHSNLAFAYARQGDIEKAIRHFDQASKMTPHFPDTHNNLGVLLAQTGKYEEAIRAFRTALNEYPGYELARKNLNASLDLLAREKRK; translated from the coding sequence ATGATTTCGGATCGTTATCGAATGTTTCTCGCGGCCCTTCTGCTGTCCGTCCTGGTGCTCGCCGTATACTTCAATGTCCAGCATTTCGATTTCATCCAAATGGACGATCCCCAGTACGTCGTACAGAGCGAAATTGTCACGGGCGGCCTGAGCTGGGACGGGATGCTAAAGGCTTTCTCGACGGTTCAGGTTGCGAACTGGCACCCTTTGACGACTCTCTCCTTCATGCTGGACTATCAACTCTTTCGATTGAATGCCGCGGCATACCACTGGAACAACGTTCTTCTGCACCTGCTCGCCAGCCTCCTGCTCCTGGGAACCATGAACCGCATCACGAAAGCGTTCTGGCAGAGTTTCTTCGTTGCGCTGCTTTTCGCCCTTCATCCCCTGCACGTGGAGTCGGTCGCCTGGATATCCGAGCGCAAGGATGTTCTGAGCGCCCTTTTCTGTTTTCTGACGATCTATGCTTACAGCCGCTATACAGAAAAGCCCTCCATCGCGAACTATTCAGCGGTGATTCTGAGTTATGCGGCCGGACTGATGACGAAGCCCATGCTGGTCACGCTGCCCTTCGTCCTGCTGCTCCTGGATTACTGGCCCCTGAAGCGTTTTGATATGAGCCAGCTGAAAAAGAATGTTCATCTCGTTTACGAAAAGACGCCGCTCTTCGTCCTGTCCGCTGCGTCCTGCATCGTGACTTTCTGTGTCCAGAAAAGCAGCGAAGCTGTCGTGTCTGTGGATTTGATCTCCCTGCCGGCTCGAATTTCCAATGCCCTGGTTTCCTATGCCAAGTACCTGGCGATGACGTTCCGGCCTGTCGATCTGGCCGTTTTCTATCCGCATCCGGGAATGCCGTCCCTCGAACTGCTGCTGCCCAGCGTCGCTGTTCTTGTCCTGATCACGGCCGCCGTTCTGTTCCATGCCTCTCGCCGCCCGTATCTGTTCGTCGGCTGGTCCTGGTATCTGGGCACCCTGGTCCCCGTGATCGGCCTCGTACAGGTCGGCGTCCAGGCCATGGCGGACCGTTATACGTATATTCCGCTGGTCGGGATCTTCATCATGATCGCCTGGGGGATCCCGGATCTCCTCAAAACATGGCGCCATAAGAGAATTGCCATGGCAGCGGCGGGCGCCGCCGCTCTCTGCATCCTGACGGTTCTTTCCTGGCGGCAGGTCCAGGCGTGGGAAAACAGCCACATGCTCTTCCGGCATGCCGTCGAGGTGACGCGCGAAAACTCCATTGCCCACAGCAATCTGGCCTTCGCTTACGCCCGGCAGGGAGATATCGAAAAGGCCATCCGGCATTTTGACCAGGCATCGAAAATGACGCCCCATTTTCCCGATACCCATAACAATCTCGGAGTTCTCCTGGCGCAGACCGGGAAATACGAGGAGGCGATCCGGGCGTTCCGGACGGCCTTGAACGAATATCCGGGCTACGAGCTGGCCAGGAAGAACCTGAATGCCTCCCTTGACCTTCTGGCCAGGGAAAAGCGCAAATGA
- a CDS encoding acyltransferase family protein: protein MAEHSGNSGKPEGGERSITAGLRSLFAMPPYPEGNRDRLIDAMKGAGILLVVFGHAVLAHDPRFRDNPLFIFVFSFTMPLFFFLSGWVLPRSLNRPAAAYLGRQLRRLVVPFFAWHAVYYAVRGSYASESLAGSYIELLHAPAVGLWFLWVLFLASGILFLAIRGMRKAGWEKWEDAAVILAVFAVRLIRTDWLAVPEVQHHLIFYAAGFLVSKYRFALSPSWNRLPIVAAILFPLLAPFWRQNELPRFYPWLVDFLGASGPARLIASIYKDLVAFCGIGMAAFILQAAARSRIQAALCRLGTLTLDIYVSHALFLTGFGRGWTLYLTSAGAGFVMSLALSLLLLRRFKPLRIVFLGLDR from the coding sequence ATGGCTGAACACTCCGGAAACTCCGGAAAGCCGGAAGGCGGGGAACGTTCCATCACCGCCGGTCTCCGGTCCCTGTTCGCCATGCCGCCCTACCCCGAGGGAAACCGGGACCGCCTCATCGATGCCATGAAGGGGGCCGGAATTCTGCTTGTCGTCTTCGGACACGCCGTCCTGGCCCACGACCCGCGGTTCCGCGACAACCCCCTGTTCATCTTCGTCTTCTCCTTCACGATGCCGCTGTTCTTCTTCCTCAGCGGCTGGGTCCTGCCCCGGTCCCTCAACAGGCCGGCGGCAGCCTACCTGGGACGGCAGCTCCGCCGCCTGGTCGTTCCCTTTTTCGCCTGGCACGCCGTCTACTACGCCGTCCGGGGAAGCTATGCCTCGGAGAGCCTCGCCGGATCGTACATCGAGCTGCTCCACGCCCCGGCCGTCGGCCTGTGGTTCCTCTGGGTCCTCTTCCTGGCCAGCGGCATTCTCTTCCTGGCGATCCGGGGAATGCGGAAGGCGGGATGGGAAAAATGGGAGGACGCGGCGGTGATCCTGGCGGTCTTTGCCGTCCGCCTGATCCGGACGGACTGGCTGGCCGTCCCGGAGGTCCAGCACCACCTGATCTTTTACGCCGCCGGCTTCCTCGTCTCGAAATACCGGTTCGCCCTGTCCCCCTCGTGGAACCGGCTGCCGATCGTGGCGGCCATCCTGTTTCCGCTCCTGGCGCCTTTCTGGCGGCAGAACGAACTGCCCCGGTTCTACCCCTGGCTGGTGGATTTCCTCGGCGCCTCCGGTCCGGCCCGGCTCATCGCCTCGATCTACAAGGACCTGGTGGCCTTCTGCGGCATCGGCATGGCGGCGTTTATCCTCCAGGCAGCGGCACGAAGCCGGATCCAGGCGGCGCTTTGCCGGCTGGGAACGCTCACGCTGGATATCTATGTGAGTCACGCCCTGTTTCTCACGGGCTTCGGGCGGGGATGGACGCTCTACCTGACTTCAGCGGGGGCGGGCTTTGTCATGTCGCTGGCCCTGTCTCTCCTCCTGTTGCGACGCTTCAAGCCCCTGAGGATTGTCTTTCTGGGGCTGGACCGCTGA